A window of uncultured Umboniibacter sp. contains these coding sequences:
- the lon gene encoding endopeptidase La, whose protein sequence is MSEYIKYSLLPLRDVVVYPHMVTTLFVGREKSIAALEEANENDKRLLLSAQKNAADDEPSVETIYTTGTIAQILQMLRLPDGTVKVLVEGVSRAELKDIEEDGRCFYAAGRVIELPDEDSSQNERIINSLKEQFEQYVGLSKKVPTEVLTSLSGIEDHSRLVDTMAAHMSLDLAQKQEMLEVITVPERAAFLMGVIDTEVDLFQVEKRVRGRVKKQMERSQREYYLNEQMKAIQKELGGMDDAPNEFEQLEERIQEAGMTTEAFDKTNAELSKLKMMSPMSAEASVVRGYIDWMVGVPWKKRSKVRHDLTKAQATLEADHYGLEEVKDRILEYLAVQSRVRKLKGPVLCLVGPPGVGKTSLGESIARATNRKFIRMALGGVRDEAEIRGHRRTYIGSMPGKLVQKLSKVGVKNPLFLLDEIDKMGMDNRGDPASALLEVLDPEQNSTFNDHYLEVDYDLSDVMFICTSNSMNIPGPLLDRMEIIRIPGYTEDEKLAIAERYLLPKQIKANGLKDGEIQVDSSAILGLIRYYTREAGVRALERSLAKLCRKVVTAKVRNGDQSLLTINDDNLEEFVGVRKHSYGMAEAENRIGMVTGLAWTSVGGELLTIESAVMRGKGQIVKTGSLGDVMQESIAAATTVVRTRAQSLGLLGDFNQSVDLHIHVPEGATPKDGPSAGIAMVTAMTSVLTNIPVRADVAMTGEITLRGEVLPIGGLKEKLLAARRGGIKIVLIPHENTRDLKEVPDNIKENLDIRPVKNIDEVLSIALESKPVALSDEDFNRVQKTNESENKGESNVNRH, encoded by the coding sequence ATGTCAGAGTATATTAAGTACAGCTTGTTACCACTTCGTGACGTAGTGGTTTATCCCCACATGGTTACTACTTTGTTCGTTGGCCGTGAAAAGTCTATCGCGGCGCTCGAAGAAGCTAACGAAAACGATAAGCGCTTATTACTGTCGGCGCAGAAGAATGCGGCCGATGACGAACCGAGTGTAGAGACTATTTACACTACCGGAACGATTGCACAGATTCTGCAGATGCTGCGGCTACCAGATGGCACGGTAAAGGTGTTAGTTGAGGGAGTCTCTCGAGCCGAGTTGAAGGATATTGAAGAAGACGGACGCTGTTTCTACGCGGCTGGTCGTGTTATCGAATTGCCGGACGAAGACAGTTCGCAAAATGAGCGAATTATTAACTCGCTTAAGGAACAATTTGAGCAATACGTCGGTCTCTCGAAAAAGGTGCCTACCGAAGTTCTCACATCATTGAGCGGCATTGAAGATCATTCGCGGTTAGTCGATACCATGGCGGCTCATATGTCGCTGGATTTGGCACAAAAGCAGGAAATGCTTGAGGTGATCACGGTGCCAGAGCGCGCTGCGTTTCTGATGGGTGTCATTGATACCGAAGTTGATTTGTTTCAGGTTGAAAAGCGCGTCCGCGGTCGCGTAAAGAAACAGATGGAGCGCAGCCAGCGCGAGTACTACTTAAATGAGCAGATGAAAGCGATTCAAAAGGAATTGGGTGGCATGGATGACGCGCCTAATGAATTTGAACAGCTAGAAGAGCGTATTCAGGAAGCAGGGATGACCACCGAGGCGTTTGATAAGACTAACGCCGAGCTTTCCAAGCTTAAAATGATGTCACCTATGTCTGCCGAAGCGTCAGTTGTCCGTGGTTATATTGACTGGATGGTAGGGGTGCCTTGGAAGAAGCGCTCAAAAGTTCGTCACGACTTAACTAAGGCGCAGGCGACACTTGAGGCAGATCACTATGGTCTTGAGGAAGTCAAAGATCGAATACTGGAATATTTGGCGGTTCAGTCTCGTGTTCGTAAGCTAAAAGGGCCTGTACTGTGCTTAGTGGGCCCACCTGGGGTGGGTAAGACTTCCTTAGGCGAATCCATCGCTCGTGCGACGAATCGTAAGTTTATTCGTATGGCCCTTGGTGGTGTGCGTGATGAAGCTGAAATTCGTGGTCATCGACGCACCTACATTGGCTCTATGCCAGGAAAGTTGGTACAAAAGTTATCAAAGGTTGGTGTCAAGAACCCATTGTTCCTGTTGGATGAGATTGACAAGATGGGCATGGATAATCGTGGTGACCCAGCCTCGGCGCTGCTAGAAGTCCTCGATCCCGAGCAGAACAGTACCTTCAATGATCACTATCTTGAAGTGGATTACGATCTCTCTGATGTCATGTTTATCTGTACCTCGAACAGTATGAATATCCCAGGGCCACTGCTGGATCGAATGGAAATCATTCGTATCCCAGGGTACACAGAGGATGAGAAATTGGCGATTGCTGAACGCTACTTGCTCCCAAAGCAAATTAAAGCAAATGGTTTAAAGGATGGCGAAATACAGGTTGATTCCAGCGCTATTCTAGGCCTTATTCGTTACTATACTCGCGAGGCTGGGGTTCGAGCTTTAGAACGCTCTCTCGCTAAGTTGTGCCGCAAGGTCGTCACTGCGAAGGTTCGCAACGGTGATCAATCGCTACTGACCATTAACGACGACAACCTCGAAGAGTTCGTAGGGGTTAGAAAGCACTCCTATGGGATGGCTGAGGCCGAAAACCGAATCGGTATGGTCACTGGGTTGGCATGGACTTCGGTGGGTGGTGAGCTTTTGACGATTGAATCAGCAGTAATGCGTGGTAAAGGGCAAATCGTTAAAACGGGTTCACTGGGTGACGTGATGCAAGAATCGATTGCTGCAGCGACCACTGTGGTTCGTACTCGCGCGCAAAGTTTGGGGCTGTTAGGTGACTTTAATCAGTCCGTTGACCTCCATATTCACGTCCCTGAAGGTGCTACACCGAAGGATGGACCGAGTGCGGGCATCGCGATGGTGACAGCAATGACCTCAGTTTTGACAAATATTCCTGTTCGGGCGGATGTTGCGATGACCGGTGAGATTACGCTTCGCGGTGAGGTGTTGCCCATCGGCGGTTTGAAAGAAAAACTACTCGCCGCGCGCCGTGGTGGAATCAAGATTGTGCTGATTCCTCATGAAAATACGCGTGATTTAAAGGAAGTTCCCGACAATATTAAGGAAAATCTCGACATTCGCCCAGTTAAGAATATTGATGAAGTTCTTTCAATTGCGCTTGAATCAAAGCCCGTTGCACTGAGTGATGAGGATTTTAATCGCGTTCAAAAAACGAACGAATCCGAGAATAAAGGTGAAAGCAATGTGAATCGGCATTGA